A single region of the Oleispira antarctica RB-8 genome encodes:
- the fliP gene encoding Flagellar biosynthesis protein, which translates to MKYCSALLLFLFPIISYADINALGIPAVTFQQTDTGGEYTVTIQILALMTLLSLLPAIIMMMTAFTRIIVVLAILRQALGLQQTPSNQVVLGMSIFLTAFIMMPVFEKVNEVAIQPYLNETIKPLEALERATEPMKEFMLAQTRETDLNLFVRISGRKDLLSPDETPLHILIPAFVTSELKTAFQIGFLLFIPFLIIDLVVASILMAMGMMMLSPIIISLPFKIMLFVLIDGWALVMGTLANSFGTI; encoded by the coding sequence ATGAAATATTGTAGCGCTTTACTCTTATTCTTATTTCCAATCATTAGCTATGCCGATATTAATGCGCTGGGTATTCCGGCGGTAACGTTTCAACAAACGGATACCGGTGGTGAATATACGGTAACGATTCAAATTCTAGCGTTAATGACGCTATTGAGTTTATTGCCAGCGATTATCATGATGATGACGGCGTTTACTCGAATCATTGTTGTGCTCGCTATTTTGCGTCAGGCTTTGGGCTTGCAGCAAACACCTTCTAACCAAGTCGTATTAGGTATGTCTATTTTTCTTACGGCTTTTATTATGATGCCAGTATTTGAAAAAGTGAATGAAGTGGCTATTCAGCCGTATCTTAATGAAACGATTAAACCTTTGGAAGCTCTAGAGAGAGCAACCGAGCCAATGAAAGAATTTATGTTGGCGCAAACCCGAGAAACAGATTTAAATCTTTTCGTTAGAATTTCGGGCCGAAAAGATTTATTAAGTCCTGATGAAACGCCTCTGCATATTTTAATTCCTGCTTTTGTTACAAGCGAACTAAAAACTGCTTTTCAGATAGGTTTTTTGTTATTTATTCCATTTTTGATTATTGACCTTGTGGTCGCAAGCATCTTAATGGCGATGGGGATGATGATGTTATCGCCGATTATTATTTCGTTACCGTTTAAAATTATGTTGTTTGTATTAATTGATGGCTGGGCCTTGGTGATGGGCACCTTAGCGAACAGTTTTGGCACGATTTAA
- the fliK gene encoding putative flagellar hook-length control protein produces the protein METQPTQHGLMQIFSSLGLTTDNSLTALEGQGAEGKGFAGLLSGYLPSDTEDSAALTDEGLPLLGQTLPLEVMTQPIESHNQLTASLASITPFSEENLNTLPAENDSSTQVLEEQGFYAQSLVSSLIGNAATTSAGSSAENAATAKLTSNLGMADKSANAIHAMPLRMGTATNSPVLTASELDDMGDETTDRFLGSEPAASLSKPKKSSMLELFPTSQTAAPLNPPTAMEANVSLALALNEDPVSQSLDELIDGEVIEKGELEAKSNTLERKQDDQTLKLSKGQQAWGDALAERITMNAAKDIKQVTIHLDPPELGSLELKLQVKDDQQTQVQVQVQNPQVKEALESSAHRLRDMLASQGLELSEFDVQTDSGRGDQSSFNSEEQGQGQSPDSDTSENPGEEISVEIPKAKNNNLLDTFV, from the coding sequence ATGGAAACTCAACCAACTCAGCACGGTTTAATGCAAATTTTCTCTAGCCTAGGCTTGACTACGGATAATTCGTTAACGGCTTTAGAAGGACAAGGCGCTGAAGGTAAAGGCTTTGCCGGTTTACTTTCTGGGTATTTACCGAGCGATACAGAAGATTCTGCCGCTTTAACGGATGAGGGTTTGCCGCTGTTAGGACAAACGTTGCCGCTAGAAGTAATGACGCAGCCAATAGAATCACACAATCAGTTAACGGCTTCTCTTGCCAGCATTACCCCTTTCTCCGAAGAAAATCTTAATACTCTGCCTGCAGAGAACGATTCATCGACGCAGGTATTGGAAGAACAGGGTTTTTATGCACAATCTTTGGTTTCTAGTCTTATCGGTAATGCGGCTACTACTAGTGCAGGAAGTAGTGCCGAAAACGCTGCGACAGCAAAACTTACGAGTAATCTTGGCATGGCCGATAAATCGGCTAACGCGATTCATGCAATGCCTTTGCGTATGGGCACTGCAACTAATTCACCCGTATTAACGGCGAGTGAACTTGATGACATGGGGGACGAAACGACTGATCGTTTTCTTGGGTCGGAGCCTGCGGCGAGTTTGTCAAAACCTAAAAAATCATCGATGCTTGAATTATTTCCAACATCACAAACAGCTGCGCCACTTAACCCCCCAACTGCGATGGAAGCAAATGTTAGTTTAGCGCTTGCACTGAATGAAGATCCAGTCAGCCAGTCGCTAGATGAACTTATTGATGGTGAGGTGATTGAGAAGGGTGAACTTGAAGCAAAATCAAATACATTAGAACGTAAGCAAGATGATCAAACGTTAAAGTTATCGAAGGGACAGCAAGCGTGGGGTGATGCGCTTGCCGAGCGAATCACGATGAATGCAGCCAAGGACATTAAGCAGGTTACGATTCATTTAGACCCTCCTGAACTTGGCAGTTTAGAGTTGAAATTGCAGGTGAAAGACGATCAGCAAACTCAGGTGCAGGTGCAGGTGCAGAATCCACAAGTTAAAGAGGCATTAGAAAGCAGTGCTCATCGATTGCGCGATATGCTGGCCAGTCAAGGATTAGAGTTATCTGAGTTTGATGTGCAAACAGATTCGGGTCGGGGTGATCAGTCATCCTTCAATTCTGAAGAGCAAGGACAGGGGCAATCACCGGATTCTGACACTTCAGAAAATCCAGGTGAAGAAATCAGTGTAGAAATACCGAAAGCAAAAAATAATAACTTATTAGATACCTTTGTATAA
- the fliO gene encoding Flagellar biogenesis protein gives MPLWLQAEDALTPAPLPSDPMSSIGRVVFTLVGMIALILFLAYLAKRLQGMSRSNVGGFSGQGKLIKTLATTSIGLKEKISLIQVGEQQLLIGITPQSIQTLLVLETPIEQEDIEQQTPVFQAILKKALNKA, from the coding sequence ATGCCTTTATGGCTTCAGGCAGAAGACGCTTTAACCCCTGCGCCCTTACCTTCTGACCCTATGTCGTCTATTGGTCGAGTTGTATTCACCCTAGTCGGTATGATTGCTTTGATTTTGTTCTTGGCTTACTTAGCCAAGCGCTTACAAGGTATGAGCCGCTCAAATGTGGGTGGGTTTTCTGGGCAAGGCAAGTTGATCAAAACATTGGCAACGACATCGATAGGATTAAAAGAAAAAATTTCTCTGATTCAGGTTGGAGAACAGCAGTTATTGATTGGTATTACGCCGCAGTCGATTCAGACGTTATTGGTGCTTGAAACACCGATCGAGCAAGAAGACATCGAGCAGCAAACTCCCGTATTTCAAGCTATTTTAAAAAAGGCATTAAATAAGGCATGA
- the flhA gene encoding Flagellar biosynthesis protein, with product MATLDRGQIFQQIRGNFITLITGNLGIPIMLLILLGMMTLPLPPFLLDTFFTFNIAISIVVLLICVYAKKPLDFGVFPSILLIATLLRLALNVASTRVVLLEGHKGGDSAGKVIEAFGEVLIGGNYAVGLVVFAILMIINFVVVTKGAGRVAEVSARFTLDAMPGKQMAIDADLNAGLMDADQAKARRAEIAAEAEFYGSMDGASKFVKGDAIAGILILVINVVGGFAIGMGQHDLLFADAVQKYTILAIGDGLVAQIPSLLLSTATAIMVTRNSDAKDVGEQIIGQIFASPRALAITAVVLFCMGIIPDMPHLVFLFAAFLAGAGAYFIHWRSEGGVFVDGKPVMGKNAEAAQSSRSSSKTVSNAGAPPLPGEALPEHEVKELGWDDVEAVDRVGLEVGYRLIPLVDKNQGGQLLARIKGVRKKLSQDIGFLMPSVHIRDNLDLMPSQYRITLMGVTLAEAEIYPERDMAINPGQVFGKLEGIETLDPAFGLEAMWIESTQKDKAQTLGYTVVDASTVVATHLNQLLHKHSHELIGHEDVQKMLDILQESSPKLAEELVPNTVSISQLLSVLQTLLREDVPVRDMRTIAESLANMSPRSQEIAALTGAARAGLARLIIQNIFGTADELNVMTLDPALEQLLLKTVQQSAQQTGNMDTLVIEPSMADAIQRSLMNATQEQENAGRAAVLVVSSQLRPVLSRFVRNTIEHLSVLSYQEIPDNKTITIVATVGA from the coding sequence ATGGCCACGTTAGATCGCGGACAAATATTTCAACAGATTCGAGGGAATTTCATTACCCTAATTACGGGTAATCTCGGCATTCCTATTATGCTGTTGATTTTGCTTGGCATGATGACTCTGCCATTACCGCCTTTTTTATTAGATACCTTTTTTACGTTCAATATTGCCATCTCCATTGTCGTTCTGCTTATTTGTGTATACGCCAAGAAACCGTTAGATTTTGGCGTCTTTCCCAGTATTTTATTGATTGCTACCTTATTACGTTTGGCCCTAAACGTTGCTTCTACGCGTGTCGTATTATTGGAAGGTCATAAGGGAGGTGATTCTGCCGGTAAAGTGATCGAAGCATTCGGTGAAGTATTAATTGGCGGTAACTATGCCGTGGGTCTGGTTGTTTTCGCTATTTTAATGATCATCAACTTTGTCGTGGTAACTAAGGGTGCTGGCCGCGTAGCGGAAGTAAGTGCTCGCTTTACCTTGGATGCAATGCCAGGAAAGCAGATGGCAATTGATGCGGATTTAAACGCGGGCTTAATGGACGCTGATCAAGCCAAAGCTCGACGCGCCGAGATTGCCGCCGAAGCTGAATTTTATGGTTCGATGGACGGTGCAAGTAAATTTGTTAAAGGTGATGCGATTGCGGGGATCTTGATCTTAGTGATCAACGTGGTCGGCGGCTTCGCGATAGGCATGGGTCAGCATGATTTATTGTTTGCTGATGCTGTGCAGAAATACACCATTCTTGCCATTGGTGATGGTTTGGTCGCACAGATTCCTTCGTTATTATTATCAACCGCTACGGCGATTATGGTGACTCGAAACAGCGATGCAAAAGATGTTGGTGAACAAATCATTGGTCAAATTTTTGCTTCTCCTCGTGCTCTTGCTATTACCGCCGTCGTTTTATTCTGCATGGGGATTATCCCCGACATGCCTCATCTTGTTTTTCTATTTGCCGCATTTTTAGCGGGCGCTGGTGCGTATTTTATTCATTGGCGTAGTGAAGGCGGTGTTTTTGTTGATGGCAAACCTGTCATGGGCAAAAATGCAGAAGCGGCTCAAAGCAGTCGCTCGTCAAGTAAGACGGTATCTAATGCCGGTGCGCCACCTTTACCGGGAGAAGCGTTACCTGAGCATGAAGTAAAAGAGTTAGGTTGGGATGATGTTGAGGCGGTTGATCGGGTTGGCTTAGAAGTGGGCTATCGTTTAATTCCTCTGGTTGATAAAAACCAGGGTGGTCAGTTGCTGGCGCGTATTAAAGGCGTACGTAAAAAGCTGTCGCAAGACATTGGTTTTCTAATGCCATCTGTTCATATTCGCGACAATCTCGATCTAATGCCAAGTCAGTACCGCATAACTTTAATGGGGGTGACGTTAGCCGAAGCCGAAATTTATCCTGAGCGCGATATGGCCATTAATCCAGGTCAAGTCTTTGGCAAGCTAGAAGGTATTGAAACTCTGGATCCCGCATTTGGCTTAGAAGCTATGTGGATTGAAAGTACACAAAAAGATAAAGCGCAAACGTTAGGCTATACCGTCGTGGATGCCAGCACAGTGGTTGCGACGCATCTTAATCAGTTATTGCATAAACATTCTCATGAGCTGATAGGCCATGAAGATGTGCAAAAAATGCTCGATATTCTGCAAGAATCATCCCCTAAGCTGGCCGAAGAGCTTGTACCCAATACCGTATCAATTAGTCAATTGTTGTCTGTATTGCAAACCTTGCTGCGTGAAGATGTGCCCGTGCGTGATATGCGTACCATAGCCGAGTCTTTGGCGAACATGTCGCCGCGTAGTCAAGAAATTGCCGCTCTAACCGGCGCTGCTCGTGCTGGTTTAGCTCGTCTAATTATCCAGAACATCTTTGGTACCGCGGATGAGCTGAATGTTATGACGTTAGATCCTGCTTTGGAACAGTTGTTGCTTAAGACAGTACAACAGAGTGCACAACAGACGGGAAATATGGATACGTTAGTAATTGAGCCGAGTATGGCCGACGCCATTCAGCGTTCATTAATGAACGCAACGCAAGAGCAAGAGAATGCCGGTCGTGCTGCTGTATTGGTAGTATCCAGTCAATTACGTCCCGTTCTTTCTCGCTTTGTGCGCAATACGATTGAGCATTTAAGTGTGCTGTCGTATCAAGAAATTCCAGATAATAAAACCATCACGATCGTCGCAACGGTGGGAGCTTAG
- the fliN gene encoding Flagellar motor switch protein FliN — protein sequence MSDDSQNENENTPENESAAENEQTPEVNPNDIDIDALVGDVAAGVEDASEDGVSEESNGDEAVTDEWAAAMAEDPTTEEAGNVDDGWGDAMAEEADSIKQAKLDPLTDEGQSGSDHLTPELDVILDIPVSISMEVGRTEIPIRNLLQLNQGSVVELDRLAGEPLDVLVNGTLIAHGEVVMVNDKFGIRLTDVVSQSERIQRLR from the coding sequence ATGAGTGATGACTCTCAAAACGAGAATGAAAACACACCAGAAAATGAAAGCGCTGCCGAAAATGAACAAACGCCAGAGGTTAATCCTAACGACATCGATATTGATGCCTTAGTGGGTGATGTTGCTGCTGGGGTTGAAGATGCTAGTGAAGACGGTGTTAGTGAAGAAAGCAACGGTGATGAAGCGGTGACGGATGAATGGGCTGCCGCTATGGCAGAAGACCCTACAACGGAAGAGGCAGGTAATGTCGATGACGGTTGGGGGGATGCTATGGCAGAGGAAGCTGATTCAATTAAACAGGCCAAATTAGATCCGCTAACGGATGAAGGTCAATCGGGCAGTGATCACCTAACCCCTGAATTGGATGTTATTTTAGACATTCCCGTTTCTATTTCGATGGAAGTAGGGCGTACTGAAATTCCTATTCGCAACTTGCTGCAATTAAATCAAGGGTCGGTTGTTGAACTCGACCGTCTCGCCGGTGAACCATTGGATGTTTTGGTTAACGGTACTTTGATTGCCCACGGCGAAGTGGTCATGGTGAATGATAAGTTTGGTATCCGCTTAACCGATGTGGTGAGTCAAAGTGAAAGAATTCAACGCTTACGTTAA
- the fliL gene encoding Flagellar basal body-associated protein FliL, with protein sequence MAEEQDLTLDQDSTEEKGGGKKKLIIIVVAIVLLLAIAVGVTIFMMSGDSENGDEAADGETGEVAEEVISPAQYIKMKPRFIVNFNVGTRQRFLQTSIEIMTRSQDVADAIELHNPMLRNEIVRILSEQDFKHLRTPEGRGELKTILQDQLVAVLKAEADIEGIEAVLFTDFVMQ encoded by the coding sequence ATGGCTGAAGAACAAGATTTGACCCTCGATCAAGACAGCACTGAAGAAAAGGGCGGCGGTAAGAAAAAACTGATCATTATTGTGGTTGCTATAGTTTTGTTGCTAGCGATTGCGGTGGGTGTGACAATTTTTATGATGTCAGGTGATAGCGAAAATGGTGATGAAGCGGCTGACGGCGAAACCGGTGAAGTGGCTGAAGAAGTTATTAGCCCTGCACAATATATAAAAATGAAGCCCAGGTTTATTGTTAATTTTAATGTAGGTACTCGGCAACGATTTTTACAAACCAGTATTGAAATTATGACCCGCTCGCAAGACGTTGCTGATGCGATTGAATTGCATAATCCTATGCTACGCAATGAAATCGTTCGCATACTATCTGAGCAAGATTTTAAACATTTACGTACTCCAGAAGGTCGAGGTGAGCTCAAAACAATACTGCAGGATCAGTTAGTCGCGGTATTGAAGGCAGAAGCCGACATTGAAGGCATTGAGGCCGTTTTATTCACTGATTTTGTGATGCAATAA
- the fliR gene encoding Flagellar biosynthesis protein FliR, which yields MLEFTALELNGWISQYFYPFARIAGCLGVMPLLGSKLVPRQIRILLSVFITLIIAPLLPAMPNVEPMSLASFIIIFQQMLIGIVLGFMVEIVTQVFVLAGQLIAMQTGLGIATTVDPAQGVSVVVVSQWFLFLISLTFLALNGHLIVIEVVVESFYTMPIGSGAWSADDYGRMIRWGGWMFASALVIALPALTSLLIVNFAFGVMTRAAPQLNIFSLGFPVTMLVGLAIIWLTIGQLGESFHGLLETLFEFLRALIRTP from the coding sequence ATGCTGGAATTTACTGCGTTAGAATTAAATGGCTGGATTAGCCAATACTTTTATCCCTTCGCGCGCATTGCTGGTTGTCTTGGTGTAATGCCTTTGCTGGGCAGTAAATTGGTGCCAAGGCAGATTAGAATTTTATTATCTGTTTTTATTACTTTAATCATCGCCCCTTTATTACCTGCTATGCCCAATGTTGAACCCATGTCATTGGCGTCTTTTATTATTATTTTTCAACAAATGCTGATCGGTATTGTGTTGGGTTTTATGGTTGAAATAGTGACCCAGGTTTTTGTTTTGGCAGGGCAGTTAATCGCTATGCAAACAGGCTTGGGGATTGCCACAACAGTCGATCCTGCCCAAGGGGTTTCTGTCGTGGTGGTCAGTCAATGGTTTCTATTTTTAATCAGTCTTACTTTTTTGGCGCTTAACGGACACTTGATTGTTATCGAGGTAGTGGTGGAAAGTTTTTACACGATGCCTATTGGTAGTGGTGCTTGGAGTGCGGACGATTATGGCAGAATGATACGTTGGGGAGGCTGGATGTTTGCTTCGGCCTTGGTGATTGCATTGCCTGCGTTAACGTCGTTATTAATTGTTAACTTCGCTTTTGGCGTGATGACGCGAGCAGCGCCACAGTTGAATATTTTTTCTTTAGGTTTTCCTGTCACCATGTTGGTTGGTCTTGCCATTATTTGGCTAACAATTGGTCAGTTAGGGGAAAGCTTCCATGGGTTGTTAGAAACACTATTTGAGTTTTTACGCGCATTGATTCGAACGCCTTGA
- the flhB gene encoding Flagellar biosynthesis protein FlhB — protein sequence MAEEDSSQEKTEEPTERKIQKSKEDGQTARSKELNTTAILLFGALGLVAFGPYMSDKIYHIARFNLDVERAAFFDVSYMFSHMSASMWEAITALVPWFILVLIAAFLSPLGVGGWLFSTKALAPKMSRISPLAGIKRMFSANSLVELFKAWGKVLVVGTCAYFVIAFYFQDAMDLQNAAVRPAIKRSTEIVLWAAVILCASTLIIAMIDVPWQIYSHTKKLRMSLQEIKDEFKDTEGKPEVKGRIRQMQREAAQRRMMGAVPDADVVITNPTHYAVALKYSGGAGAPIVVAKGIEETALKIREIAKEHNVPQMEAPPLARAIYTHTRIDDEIPEGLFVAVAQVLAYIYQVDQYAKGQGVKPDRRPTMPIPKDLRVDPKAK from the coding sequence ATGGCTGAAGAAGACAGCAGTCAAGAAAAAACAGAGGAACCCACCGAGCGGAAAATCCAGAAGTCGAAAGAAGATGGACAGACCGCTCGCTCAAAAGAACTTAATACAACGGCCATTTTATTATTTGGCGCGCTGGGCTTAGTTGCGTTTGGCCCTTATATGAGTGACAAGATTTATCACATTGCACGTTTCAATCTAGATGTAGAGCGGGCGGCTTTTTTTGATGTTAGCTATATGTTTAGCCACATGTCAGCTTCTATGTGGGAAGCGATTACAGCGTTGGTGCCTTGGTTTATTTTGGTATTAATTGCCGCATTTTTATCGCCTTTAGGCGTGGGGGGTTGGCTGTTTAGTACCAAGGCTCTAGCGCCTAAAATGTCACGTATCAGCCCATTAGCCGGTATTAAACGGATGTTCTCTGCTAATTCATTAGTTGAGTTGTTCAAAGCTTGGGGTAAGGTTTTAGTGGTGGGCACCTGTGCTTATTTTGTTATCGCATTTTATTTTCAAGATGCTATGGATTTGCAAAATGCAGCGGTGCGTCCAGCCATTAAACGTTCGACCGAAATAGTCTTATGGGCAGCGGTTATCTTATGCGCTTCAACCTTGATTATTGCGATGATCGATGTGCCTTGGCAAATTTATAGTCATACCAAGAAACTGCGTATGTCTTTGCAAGAAATTAAAGACGAATTCAAAGATACTGAAGGTAAGCCTGAAGTGAAGGGGCGAATCCGTCAAATGCAGAGAGAGGCTGCTCAGCGCCGTATGATGGGCGCCGTACCGGATGCCGATGTGGTGATTACCAACCCAACCCATTATGCCGTTGCCTTAAAATACAGTGGGGGTGCAGGGGCACCGATTGTAGTGGCGAAAGGGATTGAAGAAACTGCGTTGAAAATACGTGAAATTGCCAAAGAACATAACGTTCCACAAATGGAAGCACCGCCATTAGCCCGTGCTATTTATACTCATACGCGGATAGATGACGAAATTCCTGAGGGTTTATTTGTCGCCGTTGCACAGGTACTGGCTTATATTTATCAGGTGGATCAGTATGCGAAAGGGCAAGGTGTTAAGCCTGATCGTCGTCCAACAATGCCTATCCCAAAAGACTTACGTGTTGATCCTAAAGCGAAGTAA
- the fliM gene encoding Flagellar motor switch protein FliM, protein MQDLLSQDEIDALLHGVDDGDVEPESDIDAAGVKAYDITSNDRIVRGRMPTLEMINERFARYTRISMFNFLRRSADVASGGVQIMKFGEYVHTLYVPTSLNLVKIRPLRGTSLFILDAKLVFKLVDNFFGGDGRHAKIEGREFTPTEIRVIQLVLAQVFKDYKEAWHTILDADFEYVGSEVNPAMANIVSPSEVVVVSTFHIELDGGGGDMHITMPYSMIEPIRETLDAGMQSDVDDVDDRWQQSLREDILNAKVAVHGTVVKQELTLRKVAALKTGDIIPIDMPEFFTLEAQGVPMFKGKLGVSDENLAVKIVEQINHRRR, encoded by the coding sequence GTGCAAGACTTATTAAGCCAAGACGAGATTGACGCCCTATTACACGGCGTTGACGATGGAGATGTAGAGCCCGAATCGGATATCGATGCTGCGGGTGTTAAGGCTTACGATATTACCAGTAACGATCGCATTGTGCGTGGTCGTATGCCAACGCTGGAAATGATTAATGAACGTTTTGCCCGCTATACCCGTATTAGCATGTTTAACTTTTTACGCCGCAGTGCCGATGTTGCATCGGGTGGCGTACAGATTATGAAATTTGGTGAGTATGTTCATACCTTGTATGTACCGACCAGTTTAAACCTCGTAAAAATTCGCCCATTAAGAGGCACTTCACTTTTTATATTAGACGCTAAGCTTGTTTTTAAATTAGTGGATAACTTTTTTGGGGGGGATGGGCGACATGCAAAAATTGAAGGGCGTGAATTTACGCCAACAGAAATACGTGTTATTCAATTAGTATTGGCGCAAGTCTTTAAAGATTATAAAGAAGCTTGGCACACAATTTTAGATGCAGATTTTGAATACGTGGGTTCTGAAGTAAATCCAGCGATGGCTAATATTGTAAGCCCTTCTGAAGTGGTGGTAGTGAGTACTTTTCATATTGAACTCGACGGTGGCGGTGGTGATATGCATATTACGATGCCTTATTCCATGATTGAGCCGATACGAGAAACCCTAGATGCGGGGATGCAAAGTGATGTTGATGATGTTGATGATCGTTGGCAGCAATCACTGCGAGAAGATATTTTAAATGCCAAGGTTGCTGTGCATGGCACGGTGGTCAAGCAGGAATTAACTTTACGAAAAGTGGCTGCGTTGAAGACTGGGGATATCATTCCAATTGATATGCCAGAGTTTTTTACTCTGGAAGCTCAAGGCGTTCCGATGTTTAAGGGTAAGCTAGGTGTCTCTGATGAGAATCTAGCGGTTAAAATTGTTGAGCAAATAAACCATAGACGACGCTAG
- the fliQ gene encoding Flagellar biosynthesis protein FliQ, whose translation MGVEQIGDLFSQALFIIVTIVFVMVIPSLVVGLVVATFQAATQINEQTLSFLPRLIITLVSLIFFGSWAVNKVVEFTLGIYTNIPFLVG comes from the coding sequence ATGGGAGTAGAACAAATTGGTGATTTATTTTCACAAGCCTTATTTATTATTGTGACTATCGTTTTTGTTATGGTGATTCCAAGTCTTGTGGTGGGGTTGGTTGTTGCAACGTTTCAGGCTGCCACCCAAATTAATGAACAGACCTTAAGTTTTTTACCGCGTTTAATTATCACTCTTGTTAGTCTGATTTTCTTTGGTTCGTGGGCAGTGAATAAAGTCGTTGAATTCACGCTGGGTATTTATACCAATATTCCTTTTCTGGTGGGTTAA